A stretch of Chitinophaga caeni DNA encodes these proteins:
- a CDS encoding GrpB family protein has protein sequence MGQIDFRDYLNSNNKRAKEYEDLKLELAFKFRKIRGSYVLEKTPSSTKP, from the coding sequence ATTGGGCAAATTGACTTTCGGGATTATCTAAATTCCAATAATAAACGAGCAAAGGAATACGAAGATTTAAAACTTGAATTAGCATTCAAATTCAGAAAGATCCGAGGTTCGTATGTACTTGAAAAAACGCCTTCGTCAACGAAACCATAA